A stretch of DNA from Methylosinus sp. LW4:
GGCCATCAGCGCAGCGATTGCGATTTCTTCTACGCAGATGAGCTGAACGCGATGAAGTCATCCGGCCTGCTGACGCGCCTCTCGCTCGCCTGGTCCCGCGACGGCTCCGAGAAATTCTATGTGCAGGATCGCATGCGCGAGGTGGGGCGCGATCTCTTCGCCTGGCTCGCCGATGGCGGGCATATCTATGTCTGTGGCGACGCCAAGCGCATGGCCAAGGATGTCGAGCGCGCGCTCGTCGATATCGTTGCGCAATATGGCGCGCGCGCCACGGATGAGGCCGTCGCCTTCGTCGCCGAATTGAAGAAGAGCGGCCGCTATCGACAGGATGTCTATTGATGCAGCGGGTCGATCCACGCAGCGCCTCTGTCGCGACCATTTGTCCCTATTGCGGCGTCGGTTGCGGCGTGCTGGCGACGCCGGATGGCTGCGGCGGCGCGGCAGTCGCCGGCGATCCCGCGCACCCGGCCAATCACGGGCGGCTCTGCTCCAAAGGCTCCGCTTTGCATGAGACGCTGTCGCTCGACGAGCGCCTGCTGCATCCTATGCTACGCGACGGGGATGGGCTGCGACGCGCGACATGGGACGCGGCGCTGGATCATGTGGCGCAGGGCTTTGCGCGCATCATCGAAACGCATGGACCGCAGGCGGTCGCCTTCTATCTCTCCGGCCAATTGCTGACGGAGGATTATTACGCCGCCAACAAGCTCATCAAAGGCTTCATCGGCTCGCCGCATGTCGACACCAATTCGCGGCTATGCATGGCCTCGACAGTGGCGGGACATAAGCGCGCCTTGGGCGCCGATGTGGTTCCGGGATGCTATGAGGATCTCGACTGCGCCGATCTCATCGTGCTCGTCGGCTCCAATGCGGCCTGGTGTCATCCGATTCTGTTTCAGCGCATGTTGCGCAACAAGCAGGAGCGTGGCGCGAAGATCGTCGTCATCGATCCGCGCCGCACAGCGACGGCGGAAGAGGCCGATCTCTTTCTGCCCATCGCGCCCGGCGGCGATGTCGCGCTCTTCTGCGGCTTGCTCGTGCATCTCGTCGCCAATGGCGCGACCTGCGACGACTATATCGCGCAGCATACCGAAGGCTTCGCGCAGGCGCTCGACGCCGCGCGCGAAATCGCGCCGACCATCGCGGCGACGGCAACGGCGACCGGGCTGCGCGAGGTCGATGTCGCGGCTTTCTTCGAGCTCTTCGCGACGACGCCAAAGACTGTCACGGCCTTTTCGCAAGGCGTCAATCAATCCGCGCAAGGGACCGACAAGGTCGACGCGATCATTCATTGTCATCTCGCGACGGGGCGCATCGGCGCGCCGGGCGCCGCGCCCTTCTCGCTGACCGGCCAGCCCAACGCCATGGGCGGACGCGAGGTCGGCGGCCTCGCCAATCAGCTCGCCGCGCATATGGGTTTTTCGAGCGCCGAGATCGATCGGGTGAAGCGCTTCTGGAATGCGTCACGCATTGCGACGCATGAAGGCCTCAAGGCCGTGCAAATGTTCGAGGCCATAGCGCGCGGCGAGATAAAGGCGCTGTGGGTGATGGGAACCAATCCCGCCGTCTCGCTGCCTCGAGCCGATGATGCGCGCGCGGCGCTGGCGAAGCTCGATCTCTTCGTCGTCTCCGACAATGTGCTGTCGAACGACACGATAAACGCGGGCGCGCATGTGCTGCTGCCGGCGCAAGCTTGGGGCGAGAAATCCGGCACGGTCACAAATTCGGAGCGGCGCATCTCGCGTCAGCGCGCCTTTCTGCCATCGCCCGGCGATGCGAAGCCGGATTGGCGCATCGTCAGCGACGTCGCGACGCGCATGGGCTTTAGCGACGCCTTCGATTTTCGTTCCGCGGCGGATGTGTTTCGCGAGCATGCGACGCTCTCCGCTTTCGAGAATGACGGCGCGCGCAGCTTCGACATAGGTGGGCTCGCAACGCTCTCGGACGAGGCCTATGACGCGCTGCATCCGACGCTATGGCCGATCCGCGCGGGAGAGACGAAAGGGCGCGAACGAGTTTTCGGCGAAGGCGGCTTTTTCACCGCCAATGGCAAGGCGCGCTTCGTCGCGCCGGAGCCGCCGTCGCTGAAAACCGCGACGACGGCGGCCTTTCCCTTCCGCCTCAATACAGGGCGCATTCGCGACCAATGGCATACGATGACGCGCACGGGCAAAAGCCCGCGTCTCGCGCGGCATTCGCCCTTTCCCTTCGTCGAGATTCATCCCGCCGACGCGGCGCCGCTCGGTCTCGTCGACGACGGCTTCGCCTGCGTTTCGACGCGCCACGGCGAGTGCCTGCTCGCAGTGTCCGTCACCGATCGGCAGCGACGCGGGCAATTATTCGCGCCCATTCATTGGAGCGACGAAACGTCCTCTTTCGCGCGCGTCGGCTCGCTCGTCGCCGCGATCGTCGATCCGCATTCGGGACAGCCGGAAGCGAAGGCGACGCCGGCGCGCATAGATGCGGTCGCATTCAAATCGCGGGGCTTTCTGCTCTCGCGCGCGCCGCTGCGGCCGACGATCGCCGCGCTCGGAACCAAAGTCGCCGTCGCCGGCGGCCATGGCCTTCTCTTCGCCTCGGACGCGGCTCTCGCATCATGGCGCGATTATGCGGCGTCGCTCGGCGGTGAGGCCGATATTGCGGAATATCTCGACGAGGCGCGTGGAATCTATCGCGTCGCGCGTTTTCGTGAGCAGCGCGTCGATTTCTGTCTCTTTGTCGGAAGAGAGGATGCGCGCGGCGCCTTCGACGCGGCGACAGCGCTGTTCGAGACAGAGTCTCTCGGCTCGGAGCAGCGCAAGGCGCTTTTGTCGGGGCGCTCGCCCGATGGCGCGGCGCAGGATGGTCCGATCGTCTGCGCCTGCTTCGGCGTCGGCGCCAGGGCGATCGATGCGGCGATCGCGAATGGGGCGCGCAGCGTCGCCGCGATCGGCGAGAAACTGCGCGCCGGCACGAATTGCGGCTCCTGCATTCCAGAGCTGAAGCGCGCCATCGCCGCGGCGCGCGCCTGCTGCGAGGAGTGACGGCGGCTGCTTATTTCGTCAGCGCCGCGACGCCGGGAAGCTCCTTGCCCTCGAGCCATTCGAGGAAAGCGCCGCCGGCGGTCGAGAGATAGCTGAATTCCTGCGCCGCATGAGCCTGATTGAGCGCGGCCACAGTGTCGCCGCCGCCGGCGACGGAGAGCAGCTTGCCTTCCACGGTCAAACGCGCGGCCGTCTGCGCGACGGCGTTGGTGCCTTCGTCGAAGGGCGGCAGCTCGAAGGCGCCGAGCGGGCCATTCCAAACCAGCGTCTTCGCCTTGGCGAGCAGGCTCTCTATATGGGCGATGCTCTTTGGCCCGACATCGAGGATCATGTCGCTTTCGCCGACATGCTCGATCGCGACGATATGCGACGGCGCATGCGCCTCGAATTTCTGCGCGACAGTTGCGTCGACCGGCAGCACGATCTCGCAATTGGACGATTGCGCATCGGCGAGAATGGCGCGCGCCTTCTCGAGCAGATCATGCTCACACAGCGATTTGCCGACCGGCTTGCCCTGCGCGGCGAGGAAAGTATTGGCCATGCCGCCGCCGATGACGAGAATATCCACCTTGCGAATGAGATTGCCGAGCAGATCGAGCTTGGTGGAGATTTTCGCGCCGCCGACGATCGCCATGACGGGACGCGCGGGATGTTCCAGCGCCTCCGAGAGCGCCTGCAACTCCGCCTGCATGGTGCGGCCCGCGTAGGCCGGCAGAAGATGCGCGAGCCCTTCCGTCGAGGCGTGCGCGCGATGCGCGGCGGAGAAGGCGTCGTTCACATAAATGTCGCCGAGCTTGGCGAGTTCCGCCGCGAAGGCGGAATCGTTCTTCTCCTCGCCCTTGTGGAAGCGCGTGTTCTCGAGCAGCAGAATATCGCCATTCTTCAGCTGCGCGATCGCCGCGCCGGCGACATCGCCGACGCAATCATCGGCGAAGGCGATTTTGCGCTTGGCCGTCTCCTCTATCGCGGAGACGATGGGCTTCAAGGAATCCTCTTCCTTGCGCTCGCCCTTGGGACGGCCGAAATGGGCGAGAAGGATGACCTTGCCGCCCTTTTTCGAAATATCCTCTATCGTCGGCAGCACGCGCTCTATGCGCGTCTTGTCGGTGACGACGCCATTCTCGGTCGGCACATTGAGATCGACGCGCAACAGGACGCGCTTGCCGTCGAGATCGGCGGAATCGAGCGTTTTGAAAGACGGCATGATCGTGCCCCGGTGAATGAGGAAAAGAATCGCGTCTAGATGAGCCTGGCGATCGTCGCGGCGACATCCGTCATGCGGCCGGAGAAGCCCCATTCATTGTCGTACCAGGACAGGACGCGCACCAGCTCGCCCTCGATCACCTTGGTCTGATCGAGATGAAACACGGATGAACGCGGGTCATGGTTGAAATCGACCGAGACATTCTTGTCGCTCGTGTAGCCCAGAACGCCTTTCAGCGGACCGTCGGCGGCGGCGATGATGGCGGCGTTGATCTCTTCCACGCTCGTTTTGCGCTTGGGAACGAATTTGAGATCGACGGCCGAGACATTGGGCGTCGGCACGCGAATGGCGGCGCCGTCCAGCTTGCCTTTCAGCTCCGGCAGCACCAGGCCCACGGCCTTGGCCGCGCCGGTGGAAGTGGGAATCATGGAGAGCGCGGCGGCGCGGGCGCGGTAGAGATCCTTGTGATAGGTGTCCAGCGTCGGCTGGTCGCCCGTGTAGGAGTGGATCGTCGTCATGAAACCGCGCTCTATGCCAATGGCGTCATTCAGCACTTTGGCGACGGGCGCGAGGCAATTGGTGGTGCAGGAGGCGTTGGAGATCACGAGATCGTCCTTCGTGATCTTGTCCTGATTGACGCCATAGACGACGGTGATGTCGGCGCCTTCGGAAGGCGCGGAGACCAGCACGCGGCGCGCGCCGGCGTCGAGCAGCGCCTTCGCCTTGTCGCGCGCGGTGAAAAGGCCCGTGCATTCGAGCGCAATGTCGACGCCGAGCGCCTCATAGGGCAGCTCGGCCGGATTTTTGATCGCCGTCGCCTTGATCGGCCCCTGGCCCACGTCGATCGAATCGCCTTCGACCTTCACCTCGCGGGGGAAACGGCCATGCACGGAATCATAGCGCAGCAGATGGGCGTTGGTCTCGACAGAGCCGAGATCGTTGATCGTCACCACCTCGAGGTCGGTGCGGCCGCTCTCGACGATGTAGCGAAGAATATTGCGTCCGATGCGTCCGAACCCATTGATCGCCACTCTCACGGCCATAGCGGTGCTCCTTCTCATCTGCTCGCTCGGGCGGGGCCGGGCGGTCGCCGAACCGCCCAAAATCGGGGCTTTGCCCATTTTGCCGCATTTTCTGGCGGCAACCGCCCGCTCGAATGAGCGGCTTGATAACAGGTCGCGCCCCCCTGTCAACGCGGTCTCCGGTCGCTCCGCGACGGAGTCGCGGCTCGGATTGGGGTTTACGCGATTGCTGCTAGGCGTTAACGATTCGTACGTGCGAATCTAATCGCGATCGGTCCGGTTTCCATATGACACAAGTCCCACACAGGCTCGACGATGCGCTGCAACGGCTCGCCGCCGCGCTGGAGCGGCTGGAGGAGACTGTCGCGCGACGCATTGAGGTCGAGCTGTCGCACGCCGACCTCGAGGAGGAGCTCGCCGTCATGCAGGACGACCGCAGCCGACTCGGCCTCGAGCTCGACGCCGCCCTCGCGCAGAACAGCGCGCTGGAGAAGGCGCGCGACGAGGTGCTGACGCGTCTCGACCGCACGAGCCTCGGCATTATCGCCGTGCTCGGCGACGAGGACCGGGCGCAGACGTAGCGAGAGGCGGCGAATGGCGCATGTTGTGGTGACGATCGCGGGCCGGACCTATCGCATGGCCTGCGAGGATGGCGAGGAAGCCCATCTCGACGAGCTGGCCAAGCTCGTCGAGAACAAGATTTTGTCCTTGCGCGAAGGCTTCGGCGACATTGGCGAGCAGCGCATCACCGTGATGGCGGCGCTCACCCTCGCCGATGACGCGTCGATCGCGACGCGCAAGCTCGAGGCCCTGCAGGCGGAGCTGGCGACGCTGCGCGAGAACGCCGCCGCGGCGAAAGAAGCCGAGGCCGCTCTGGTGGAGAGGCTCGCCGCCGCGCTCGAGGATGCGACGACCCGCGTCGAGCGTCTCTCGCGCGATCTTCAGCACGGGGGCGCGGAGGCGCCCCCAATGCTCTGAGATCAGCGGCCCCAGGCCTCGAAGGCCGGCTCGTGCTTGACCTTCTCGAGATCATCGGCCTGCTGCGACAGCTGAATATGCCGGCGCTCGGCCGCGTCGCGCTCCGCGCCATCCTTGAGAATGGCGATCTTGAGCTGCTCGGTCGCCTTGCGGGCGAGGCCGTTGATCCAGCGGTTGATATTGGTGACGACCAGATTTTTGCGCGCCAGCTCGGCGTCGCGGCCGGTCTCGTCGCTCTTCAAAATGTCGCGCTCCTTGACCGCCGCGGCGAGCTGCGCGTCGAGATCGGCGAGCTTGTCCGGCGCGGCGCCGGCGCGCGCCTTCTCGATGGCGGCGATGCCGTCCTCCAGCCAGGAGATCTGCTGCGCGAGCACGCCATCCTTGATCGGCCCTTTGACGTCGAAGGAATTAGGCAGCGGAAAGAAGGGGCTGATCTCCACCGCACGCGCCGGAGCGGCCGCGAAGGGCGCCGAGATCATTACGGCCAGAGCCAGTGTGGCGAATTTCGACATGTTTCTCTCCCATGCCGGCGGGTCGTTGCGTCATGACGGCGCGCCTGCTTTTTCGGCGCGCCGCCGCCCGCGGCTGCGCAAGACTGGGCCAATGACGTGACCAAGGCAAGTCGGTCCGCGCTCCTTTGTCGGTCCGCGCGCCTTGCGCCGCGCCGCCCTGCAAGCCGCCCCAGAGCGATTGTGCGCGAGCGCTGACGGAGCCGGACCCGCGCCCGCGATCATCTTGATCCAACGGCGATATATTGCGCTCCAGCTCCGCCCTACACAATGGCCGGCGGACATGCGATAATAGGTTTTGTTGAAGCGCACGCTCGGCGGCCATGATCGACAGGACCGCGTCGGCGCATTATTTTCACCGACGTGAGGATCATCGTCGCGCCGCCGACATGGCGGCTGCTTTTCAATTCTTATGGTTGCGATCGAGATACGCAGAAAATAATGAGATTGACTTCAAAGGCGAGGCCAATGCTAGAACTCGACTGTGGTAGCTGCTCGAACGCCACGATGCAGGGTCTCCGAGCGCTTCAGCATGATGTGCTCGAGCGTCTGGCGCGCGGCAAGCCGCTGCGCGAGACCATGGCGGAGCTGTGCCTTCGCGCCGAGCAGCTCGCGCCGCAGGCCACATGCTCCGTTCTCACGGTCGATCGCGAAGGCCGCCTGCATCCGCTGGCCGGTCCGAGCCTGCCGTCGCATTATTCCGACTCGCTCGACGGCCTCCGCATCGGGCCGGACGTCGGCTCCTGCGGCGCCTCCGCCTATTTCGGCGAGCCCGTCGAGGTCACGGACATGGAGAATGATCCGCGCTGGGCCGCCTTTCGAGCCCAGACCGCTCCGCTCGGCCTGCGCGCCTGCTGGTCGTCGCCGATTCGCGCCTCGGACGATCGCGTCATCGGCACTTTCGCCTTTTATTATCGCACCTGCCGCGGCGCGAGCCCGCTCGAGCGCACGATCGTCGAGACCTGCGTGCATCTCTGCGCCATCGCGCTCGAGCAGGAGGAGCGCAAGGAGCGCATCCGGCGGCTCGCCTATTTCGACGCCATCACCGGCGTCGCCAACCGCGCCTCCCTGGAGCAGCAGGGCGAGATCGTCATCGCCGCCGCGGTGGCCAATGGATTCGGCGCCGCGATCCATTGCATCGATCTCGATAATTTCAAGGAGATCAACGACACTCTGGGGCACAGGGCCGGCGATATTCTGCTGCGGTCGGTGGCCGAGCGCATCTCCTCCATTGTCGGAAAGGCCGATATCGTCGCCCGCATCGGCGGCGACGAATTCGCCGTGGTGCAATCCCACGCCGGCTCGCTCGCCGATGTCGGCGCCTTCGCGATGCGATTGATGGAGGCGATGGCCGCCCCTTTCGATCTCGAGGAGGCGATGGCGACGGTCGGCGTCAGCGTCGGCATCGCCCGCGCGCCGGAAGACGGCCTCGATCTGCGGACGCTGATGCGCAAGGCGGATTTCGCCTTGTACGAAGCCAAATCCAGCGGCCGCGCCCATTTCCGCTTCTTCGATCCCGACATTGAATCGCGCATTGCCGCCAATCGGCGCATTTGGCAGGATTTGAGGGAGGCGGTCGGCGCCGGCGAGTTCGAGCTCCATTTCCAGCCCATTGTCGCGCTCGGCGTCACGCGCGTCTGCGGCTATGAGGCGCTGCTGCGCTGGCGGCACCCGCGCGACGGCCTGCGCACGCCGGAAGATTTCCTCCCCGTCGCGACCAA
This window harbors:
- a CDS encoding nitrate reductase, whose protein sequence is MQRVDPRSASVATICPYCGVGCGVLATPDGCGGAAVAGDPAHPANHGRLCSKGSALHETLSLDERLLHPMLRDGDGLRRATWDAALDHVAQGFARIIETHGPQAVAFYLSGQLLTEDYYAANKLIKGFIGSPHVDTNSRLCMASTVAGHKRALGADVVPGCYEDLDCADLIVLVGSNAAWCHPILFQRMLRNKQERGAKIVVIDPRRTATAEEADLFLPIAPGGDVALFCGLLVHLVANGATCDDYIAQHTEGFAQALDAAREIAPTIAATATATGLREVDVAAFFELFATTPKTVTAFSQGVNQSAQGTDKVDAIIHCHLATGRIGAPGAAPFSLTGQPNAMGGREVGGLANQLAAHMGFSSAEIDRVKRFWNASRIATHEGLKAVQMFEAIARGEIKALWVMGTNPAVSLPRADDARAALAKLDLFVVSDNVLSNDTINAGAHVLLPAQAWGEKSGTVTNSERRISRQRAFLPSPGDAKPDWRIVSDVATRMGFSDAFDFRSAADVFREHATLSAFENDGARSFDIGGLATLSDEAYDALHPTLWPIRAGETKGRERVFGEGGFFTANGKARFVAPEPPSLKTATTAAFPFRLNTGRIRDQWHTMTRTGKSPRLARHSPFPFVEIHPADAAPLGLVDDGFACVSTRHGECLLAVSVTDRQRRGQLFAPIHWSDETSSFARVGSLVAAIVDPHSGQPEAKATPARIDAVAFKSRGFLLSRAPLRPTIAALGTKVAVAGGHGLLFASDAALASWRDYAASLGGEADIAEYLDEARGIYRVARFREQRVDFCLFVGREDARGAFDAATALFETESLGSEQRKALLSGRSPDGAAQDGPIVCACFGVGARAIDAAIANGARSVAAIGEKLRAGTNCGSCIPELKRAIAAARACCEE
- a CDS encoding phosphoglycerate kinase — its product is MPSFKTLDSADLDGKRVLLRVDLNVPTENGVVTDKTRIERVLPTIEDISKKGGKVILLAHFGRPKGERKEEDSLKPIVSAIEETAKRKIAFADDCVGDVAGAAIAQLKNGDILLLENTRFHKGEEKNDSAFAAELAKLGDIYVNDAFSAAHRAHASTEGLAHLLPAYAGRTMQAELQALSEALEHPARPVMAIVGGAKISTKLDLLGNLIRKVDILVIGGGMANTFLAAQGKPVGKSLCEHDLLEKARAILADAQSSNCEIVLPVDATVAQKFEAHAPSHIVAIEHVGESDMILDVGPKSIAHIESLLAKAKTLVWNGPLGAFELPPFDEGTNAVAQTAARLTVEGKLLSVAGGGDTVAALNQAHAAQEFSYLSTAGGAFLEWLEGKELPGVAALTK
- the gap gene encoding type I glyceraldehyde-3-phosphate dehydrogenase, with the translated sequence MAVRVAINGFGRIGRNILRYIVESGRTDLEVVTINDLGSVETNAHLLRYDSVHGRFPREVKVEGDSIDVGQGPIKATAIKNPAELPYEALGVDIALECTGLFTARDKAKALLDAGARRVLVSAPSEGADITVVYGVNQDKITKDDLVISNASCTTNCLAPVAKVLNDAIGIERGFMTTIHSYTGDQPTLDTYHKDLYRARAAALSMIPTSTGAAKAVGLVLPELKGKLDGAAIRVPTPNVSAVDLKFVPKRKTSVEEINAAIIAAADGPLKGVLGYTSDKNVSVDFNHDPRSSVFHLDQTKVIEGELVRVLSWYDNEWGFSGRMTDVAATIARLI
- a CDS encoding DUF4164 family protein → MTQVPHRLDDALQRLAAALERLEETVARRIEVELSHADLEEELAVMQDDRSRLGLELDAALAQNSALEKARDEVLTRLDRTSLGIIAVLGDEDRAQT
- a CDS encoding cell division protein ZapA; this translates as MAHVVVTIAGRTYRMACEDGEEAHLDELAKLVENKILSLREGFGDIGEQRITVMAALTLADDASIATRKLEALQAELATLRENAAAAKEAEAALVERLAAALEDATTRVERLSRDLQHGGAEAPPML
- a CDS encoding putative bifunctional diguanylate cyclase/phosphodiesterase — protein: MQGLRALQHDVLERLARGKPLRETMAELCLRAEQLAPQATCSVLTVDREGRLHPLAGPSLPSHYSDSLDGLRIGPDVGSCGASAYFGEPVEVTDMENDPRWAAFRAQTAPLGLRACWSSPIRASDDRVIGTFAFYYRTCRGASPLERTIVETCVHLCAIALEQEERKERIRRLAYFDAITGVANRASLEQQGEIVIAAAVANGFGAAIHCIDLDNFKEINDTLGHRAGDILLRSVAERISSIVGKADIVARIGGDEFAVVQSHAGSLADVGAFAMRLMEAMAAPFDLEEAMATVGVSVGIARAPEDGLDLRTLMRKADFALYEAKSSGRAHFRFFDPDIESRIAANRRIWQDLREAVGAGEFELHFQPIVALGVTRVCGYEALLRWRHPRDGLRTPEDFLPVATKAGLLYEIGAWILNEACASAAALPPDARVSVNVTQPQLEKTGFARDVAEALAASGMDPSRLEIEIASSVRLADNAEILRCLAAIRALGVSIALDDFGGGGAALAHLHALPVDRIKLGRSLTQQAQADPRAATIVRSVVALAHELGITATAEGVESDAQLRILRQLGCDEVQGYVISPPQPLRAFVEGVAPVGRVRPPVSLA